A window of the Bacillus sp. A301a_S52 genome harbors these coding sequences:
- the asnB gene encoding asparagine synthase (glutamine-hydrolyzing), giving the protein MCGITGWVDQSENLINHEETLKQMANQLTLRGPDAITTWSCEKAVFGHTRLIVVDPAGGAQPMTKKKNGFSYTVCYNGELYNTEDIRKELRALGYSFNSHSDTEVLLTAYIQWREACVEKLTGIFAFAVWDEERNELFLARDRLGVKPLFYTLCNKGIIFGSEIKAILAHPAINTSVGIEGWQELLGLSPSRTPGHGIFTGINELRPAHLMRFSGGKATIQRYWQVKSQQHRESTEDTAAHIRHLLTTAVEGQLVADVPVSTFLSGGLDSSAISAIAAGFYKQKGRSPLKTFSFDYEDNDRYFTSSHFQPDADSPWVERMVEKLNTAHTKAVIKQTELYKLLELAVKARDLPGMADIDSSLLWFCGEIRKQATVALSGECADEIFGGYPWFHDKEKLQGDIFPWMNSLEEREQLLRPEWQAKLHLKAYVRERYKETLDEVPVLEGEVEEEAQRRSLFYVNMIWFMTTLLERKDRMSMAQSLEVRVPFADHKLVEYVWNIPWEMKMLNGREKGILRRAMEGILPHDVLYRKKSPFPKTHHPIYRKLVSDSLMKLVEQKESPIFNKLDYQKVKTLAETEGSSFKKPYFGQLMTGPQLMAYLLQLDGWMRHYNVS; this is encoded by the coding sequence ATGTGTGGAATTACTGGATGGGTGGATCAATCAGAAAATTTAATAAACCACGAAGAAACGTTAAAACAGATGGCTAACCAATTGACTCTGCGTGGTCCAGATGCGATTACGACATGGAGCTGTGAAAAGGCTGTTTTCGGTCATACACGTCTAATCGTCGTTGATCCAGCAGGTGGTGCTCAACCAATGACGAAGAAGAAAAATGGGTTTAGCTATACGGTTTGTTATAACGGGGAATTATACAATACAGAGGACATAAGAAAAGAATTGCGTGCTCTCGGGTATAGCTTTAACTCTCATTCTGATACAGAAGTTTTGCTGACTGCCTATATTCAATGGAGAGAAGCCTGTGTTGAAAAATTAACTGGAATCTTTGCATTTGCTGTTTGGGATGAAGAGCGAAATGAACTGTTTTTAGCGAGAGATCGGTTAGGTGTGAAGCCATTATTTTATACTTTATGTAACAAAGGGATCATCTTTGGCTCGGAAATAAAAGCGATATTAGCTCATCCAGCCATAAATACGAGCGTTGGGATTGAAGGATGGCAAGAATTACTTGGATTAAGTCCGTCTCGAACCCCTGGACATGGTATTTTTACTGGGATTAATGAATTAAGGCCTGCTCATCTCATGCGGTTTAGTGGTGGCAAAGCAACTATTCAAAGATATTGGCAAGTAAAAAGTCAGCAACATCGTGAATCAACTGAAGATACGGCGGCTCATATACGCCATTTATTGACGACAGCCGTTGAAGGACAGTTGGTAGCTGATGTGCCAGTCTCAACATTTCTGTCAGGTGGGCTTGATTCTAGCGCTATTTCAGCGATTGCAGCTGGATTTTATAAACAAAAAGGGCGTTCACCTTTAAAAACCTTCTCGTTCGATTATGAGGATAATGACCGTTATTTTACCTCTAGTCATTTTCAACCTGATGCTGACAGCCCATGGGTAGAACGGATGGTTGAAAAACTTAATACTGCTCATACGAAAGCAGTTATTAAACAAACTGAGCTATATAAGTTGCTGGAATTAGCAGTTAAAGCAAGAGATTTACCTGGAATGGCAGACATTGATTCTTCGTTGCTATGGTTTTGCGGAGAAATCCGTAAACAAGCGACTGTGGCCTTGTCTGGTGAATGTGCCGATGAAATTTTTGGCGGATATCCGTGGTTTCATGATAAAGAAAAATTACAGGGAGATATTTTCCCATGGATGAATTCATTAGAGGAGAGAGAACAGTTACTTAGACCGGAATGGCAGGCGAAACTTCACTTAAAGGCTTATGTGAGAGAACGTTACAAGGAAACATTAGATGAAGTACCTGTCTTAGAAGGAGAAGTAGAAGAAGAGGCTCAAAGGAGGAGTTTATTCTACGTCAATATGATATGGTTTATGACGACTTTACTGGAACGAAAAGACCGAATGAGTATGGCACAAAGCTTAGAGGTTCGAGTCCCCTTTGCTGATCATAAGCTCGTGGAATATGTGTGGAACATACCATGGGAAATGAAGATGTTAAACGGTAGAGAAAAGGGAATATTAAGACGTGCGATGGAAGGCATTCTACCACACGATGTCTTGTATAGAAAGAAAAGCCCTTTCCCTAAAACTCACCATCCTATTTATCGAAAATTGGTCTCAGATTCGCTCATGAAACTTGTTGAACAGAAAGAATCACCTATTTTCAATAAGCTTGATTATCAAAAGGTAAAGACACTTGCTGAAACAGAAGGAAGCTCCTTTAAAAAACCATATTTCGGACAATTGATGACTGGTCCACAGTTAATGGCTTACTTGCTTCAATTAGATGGTTGGATGAGACATTATAATGTGAGCTGA
- a CDS encoding class I SAM-dependent methyltransferase, producing the protein MSEFNRMLQARKWMKTNENFLSTWHAHVGYTLDLFHCFRKYRSVDHVAENRDFNRALLKRWIEVGLEVGHLKKSITGKIKAKRKLIKYASANSPESVGVLLREMMELHLPTLLKYPDLLKNNERIEYLEEHFANVVAETSTLLEKVSISPILKIVKKNKPATIIDLGCGYGGYLKRIQNRFPAIALNGVEINEKVANQARNVLNEQAKIYCADMVTFIEKYSFKADMVMVHNLLYYFAPEERPELFEKMASIMNQGGIITFIHPVNGAKHGQTFTAAFNTFMTAHKNLYPLPTIKDMKRSSKKAGLKIMTIKPLIREGGWYLITMKKAN; encoded by the coding sequence TTGAGTGAATTTAATCGTATGCTTCAGGCAAGAAAATGGATGAAAACAAATGAAAATTTTTTATCTACTTGGCACGCGCACGTAGGCTATACATTAGATTTGTTTCATTGTTTTAGAAAATATCGCTCTGTGGACCATGTTGCCGAAAACCGTGATTTTAACCGTGCTCTTCTTAAACGATGGATAGAAGTGGGGTTAGAGGTAGGTCATTTGAAAAAAAGTATCACGGGAAAAATAAAAGCCAAACGAAAACTCATAAAATATGCATCAGCGAACAGCCCCGAGTCTGTTGGCGTTTTATTAAGAGAGATGATGGAATTACACCTCCCCACTTTATTAAAATATCCTGATTTACTAAAAAATAACGAGCGGATAGAGTACTTGGAAGAGCATTTTGCAAATGTAGTGGCAGAGACATCCACATTATTGGAAAAGGTTTCTATTTCCCCAATTTTAAAAATTGTGAAAAAAAATAAACCGGCCACAATTATCGATTTAGGCTGTGGTTATGGTGGTTATTTAAAACGTATACAAAATCGTTTTCCAGCGATTGCTCTTAATGGCGTCGAAATAAATGAAAAAGTGGCTAATCAAGCAAGAAATGTCTTAAATGAACAGGCAAAGATTTATTGTGCTGATATGGTGACATTTATAGAGAAGTATAGCTTTAAAGCAGATATGGTCATGGTACATAATTTACTCTATTATTTTGCTCCTGAAGAGAGGCCAGAGCTATTTGAAAAAATGGCTTCAATCATGAATCAGGGAGGAATCATCACGTTTATACACCCTGTCAATGGAGCGAAACATGGACAAACCTTTACAGCTGCATTTAATACATTTATGACAGCTCACAAAAATCTTTATCCTCTTCCCACAATAAAAGACATGAAGCGCAGCAGCAAAAAAGCTGGACTTAAAATAATGACGATTAAACCGCTCATTAGAGAAGGTGGTTGGTACTTAATAACAATGAAAAAAGCAAATTAA
- a CDS encoding low molecular weight phosphotyrosine protein phosphatase has product MINVLFVCLGNICRSPMAEAVFRKKVKQAGLQNKIATDSAGTGNWHIGKRPHEGTLAILAKYRVEDEQLVARQVVKQDLSTYDYIIAMDASNMKHLDELNTLEVNVHLHKLLDFVETSQVKDVPDPYFTGNFEEVYDLINEGCSALLAFIKEQEGI; this is encoded by the coding sequence GTGATAAATGTTTTATTTGTATGTTTGGGGAATATTTGTCGGTCACCAATGGCAGAGGCCGTTTTTCGAAAGAAAGTGAAACAGGCAGGGTTACAGAACAAAATAGCGACAGACTCAGCGGGGACTGGAAATTGGCACATTGGAAAACGTCCACACGAAGGGACGCTCGCTATTTTAGCAAAGTATCGTGTAGAGGACGAACAACTGGTTGCACGTCAAGTTGTTAAACAAGATTTATCAACATATGATTACATTATTGCAATGGATGCCTCGAATATGAAGCATCTTGATGAACTTAATACATTAGAGGTCAATGTTCACTTGCATAAGCTATTAGATTTTGTAGAAACAAGTCAAGTAAAAGATGTACCCGATCCATATTTCACGGGGAACTTTGAAGAAGTGTATGATTTAATTAATGAAGGGTGTAGCGCTTTATTAGCGTTCATCAAAGAACAAGAAGGTATCTAG